The Cyclobacterium amurskyense genome contains the following window.
GATCTACCACAAAATAACTTAAAGTGGGACTTTTTATTAAATAAAAAATTCATTCTACCCATTTTTCTAGTCACTACCTACCTCGCAATTTTTCTGGTACCCATTAGCGTGGCAGCAGAGAACCATTTGCTCGTGTTTTTTGGCAGGTTCCATCCCCTCGTCCTGCATTTCCCAATAGTATTGATCCTAATTACCACGGGCTTTATTTTAATGGGGTTTTTCAATCCAAGTTTTAACAAGCCAATCATTATTCGATCTTTACTGTGGACATCGGTGTTTTTCTCCTATATAACCATACTGGCCGGGTACCTTTTATATATTGCCGAAGGCTATTCAGGAGTTATGGTAACAAACCACCTAAATGGAGCTTTGTTAACCGGCATTTCAATTTCAATTTGCCTAATTATTTACGAATCAAACCTGCAAAGAAAATTAAAGAGTGGATTTGGCTTTTATTTGATTCTTGGAATAGCTAACCTCTCACTGGCCTATACCAGTCATCTTGGAGGTTCACTCACTCATGGTGACGATTTTCTCTCCGCACCACTAGCTGCTTTAATTCCTGCAAAAAAAATTGACAAGGCACCTGAAGACATGCTGCTTTATGAGGACATGGTTGCTACGATCTTTGAAACAAAATGTGTCTCTTGCCACAATGAAAACAAATCCAAAGGAAACCTTATCCTTAATAGTTATAAGGAAATCTTTGAAGCAGGTAAAAGTGAAAAACATGCCATCATACCTACCGACACAGCCAATAGTGAAGTTTTGGTAAGGGTTTTACTACCACTAGACCATGACGACAGAATGCCTCCGGAAGGAAAGCCTGGCTTAACAGAAAATGAAATCACTCTTCTTACTTACTGGATTGAAAATGGCGCTTCAGACAGTCTAAAATATGGAGACATTAAAAATGAGAAGATTTTGTCAGAAATCGAGGAACTGATGCCAACAATTCAACAAGCCCAATATAAGATACTTGAAGAGAAGGAGGCATTTAATACTGCTTTGCTAGAATTACAAGAAATAGGTAAAAAAGTGGATGCTGAAGTAACGGCTGATGAATTGTCCAATGGGAAATTCTTTGGGCTAAAGATGAAATTCCCACCCGGCCCATTTGGCAATGAGGAATTAAAAGAATTTTCACCCTATTTCCCATACCTATCACGCATTTCTCTAGCCTCTTCCAATATAGATGATGACGCCCTATTCCTTTTAGGAAAAATGCCGCAATTACGCAGACTGATTTTGCAAAAGACGAATATAAATGGTGAAGGACTTCCTTACCTGAAAGACCTTCCTAATCTGGAAGAACTGAACCTCTCCTTTACGCCATTGGATAAAGGACATTTACTTCACCTACTTGATTTCAAGTCACTTCAAAAAGTTTATCTCTTTGGCACTCCTATCGAACCAGAAGTATTTGAAGCAATACAAAAGCATAGACCAGAATTAGAAATTATTTTAGAAGAAGGGCCTTTCTATTAATGGTCTTTTTTTACTCTTTTAGGTAATATACCTATAAACTATTCCTATAATATATGTTCAAGATAATCAAAATTCATAAAACGCTGCACCTGGCCTTATTAATTGGTATAAGCCTTTTTTGTTTCCCACATTGTCAGTCGAAAACCAGTTCGGACACTGAAATACAAACGGTAGAAGAAAAGGTAAGAGGTATTGACCTTTTAAAAGCTTACGTAGAAAAGGACCAAGACGTATATGATTACGAATTGGCTTTTGAATCCAAAGGAGATGGATACTCCTACTATGTACTTAAAGTCATTTCCCAAAACTGGTTGACTGAAAAAGAAGTAACGGAAACCACCTGGTGGCATTGGGTTTCCTTTGTAGTTCCAGATGAACTCAAGCACAATACCTCATTACTTATTATTTCTGGAGGTAGCAAAAACACCACTGTTCCTGAAAAACCAGACGACATGATTCTTCAGGCAGCCTTGTCAACAGGTTCCACGGCTATCAAGGTCCATAATATCCCTTTTCAGCCTTTACAGTATGTAGGAGATACTTCAGGACTAAGAACTGAAGATGGATTGATTGCCTACGGTTGGAGAGAGTTTATGGAACGTGGTGCCAAGGATGAAGATGCTATCTGGCTAGCTAGATTTCCAATGACAAAAGCTGTGGTTTCAGCCATGGATGCAGTTGTAGATTATTCTAAAACCAACCTGGATATATCATTAGACAAATATGTAGTGGCAGGTGCCTCAAAAAGAGGATGGACCACATGGACCACTGCTGCAGTGGATGACAGGGTAATAGGAATGATTCCTATCGTAATAGACATGCTTAATTTAAGTCCTTCATTTAAGCATCACTGGCAAACCTATGGATTTTGGGCCCCGGCTGTAAATGACTATACTTTTGAAGGTATTTTTGATTGGATGGATAGTAAAGAATTCAAACGTTTGGAAGAGATCGTAGAACCTTATCAGTTTCTTGAAGAATACAAAGACATTCCTAAATTGCTTATCAACGGATCTGGGGATCAATTCTTCCTTCCTGACAGTTGGAGGTATTATTGGGAGGAATTACAAGGAGAAAGTCACATTGCTTATATTCCTAATGCTGGTCATGGACTGAAAAACTCTGACGCCCCTCAGATTCTTTTAGGCTTCTATTCTCATATCATCAATAATATAAAACGTCCATCCTATAGTTGGGAAGTTAAAGAAGATGCCATACATATTAAAACTGACATCAATAATCCTCCTGTAGCTGTCAAACTTTGGTCTGCAACCAATGAAAACACCAGGGATTTCAGGATTGATGTTTTGGGTCCACAATGGAAAGCTACCAATATCCCATTTGAAGCTGATGGAGAATATGTAATTCCAATAGCTGCACCATCTAAAGGCTGGTCAGGTCATTATGTTGAGCTTACTTATGCCGGAGATGCACCATTGAAATTTACAACCGGAATAAAAATACTTCCAGACACTTACGAACATGAATTGTATGTACCTAAAGAAAGAAAAGGTACACCAGTAGAATAAACCTTTATTCTAAAGCAAAAGCAATGTAGTAATCGCCGAGGGAGCAGCTTTTTTACCTCCTCCTGCTGCGGTTACTACCTATTATTTTCCGTCAACAGAATAAACAGTTCTTAGGTACTCCTCTTTAATTGCGAGGATAAACCAACTAAAAGGGTGATGGAGTATTAAGGAACGATGGATTCTAAGCTGGAAACCCTAGATTTTGTAAAAGGTTTCCTGACAAAAATAGAAAACTGCTCCATTCTGAGTTTTAGTAATAAGAAAAATGTAAATTTCAATTGAATAATAGATCTGAAGTATACTTTTAGCAGGTCATTAAGTACTGAAATTGAATCTTATGAAAAAATTAGTAATCTGTAGACACGCCAAATCCTCATGGGAAGACCCGCGCTTAAATGACCGTGTGAGACCATTGTCAAAAAGGGGATTAAATGATGCTCCGATGATGGCTAACAGAATGCAAACCAATCATGTTTTCCCTGAGAAAATACTTTCTTCAAAGGCATTGCGTGCAAAAATGACCGCAGAATTTTATTTAGCCACTTTTGAAAAAATGAATGTTGAATATGAAGAATCAGAGGCCCTCTATATGGCATCTGCTCAAGAGCATTTGGTTGAGATCAAAAAGACAAGCAATAAGATCGATACCTTGTTTATTTTTGGTCACAATCCAGGAATGACTGAATTAATCAATTATCTGGGAGAGCCATTGGAAAACCTTCCAACAGCTGCCTATATGGGTTTCAAATTTGAAGTAAATAGTTGGGAGAATATCAACGCTACTAACGCAAGATTTTGGATGTATGATTTCCCTAAAAACCCATCACCTAAAACTTCCTAACATCTTGTAAAACACCATCGAAATCCGAAGGGTTATTGATCAGGAACAATACCTTTTTTGCAACTTCATCTGGAGTACTCAATTCCCCATTGTCCTTAAAAGATTGAAATTTGGAAAGACCACTAAATTCATTTTGAGAAGCAGCTCTAATTGACTCCTGCATGGGCGTATCAATAATCCCAGGAGACAAAGCGAACATTTTAAAACCAAGGTTTTTTAGGTCAGATTCTTGCTGGGCAATCATCGTCATCTGATTCAATGCAGCTTTAGATGAGCTATAGCCTGACCACCCATCCACTATCTTCACCGCAGCACCTGAACTCACATTTACTACTATCTTATCTCCCCTAATACCATTGTATTTTTGAACAAAGGCATTCATCAAAATTGCTGGAGCGATTACATTTACTGAATGAATTGTTTTTATAGAACTTGAAGAAATATTTCCATTGTGAGCAATTTCACCTATCCATC
Protein-coding sequences here:
- a CDS encoding SixA phosphatase family protein — its product is MKKLVICRHAKSSWEDPRLNDRVRPLSKRGLNDAPMMANRMQTNHVFPEKILSSKALRAKMTAEFYLATFEKMNVEYEESEALYMASAQEHLVEIKKTSNKIDTLFIFGHNPGMTELINYLGEPLENLPTAAYMGFKFEVNSWENINATNARFWMYDFPKNPSPKTS
- a CDS encoding SDR family NAD(P)-dependent oxidoreductase yields the protein MERQSLYILTGASKGLGGALKNHLVQLPNTMVIGVSRSPIKAERNFIPLQIDLANTDELISKIPEIFPSEDFDKVVLINNAGWIGEIAHNGNISSSSIKTIHSVNVIAPAILMNAFVQKYNGIRGDKIVVNVSSGAAVKIVDGWSGYSSSKAALNQMTMIAQQESDLKNLGFKMFALSPGIIDTPMQESIRAASQNEFSGLSKFQSFKDNGELSTPDEVAKKVLFLINNPSDFDGVLQDVRKF
- a CDS encoding c-type cytochrome domain-containing protein; translated protein: MDNNDLPQNNLKWDFLLNKKFILPIFLVTTYLAIFLVPISVAAENHLLVFFGRFHPLVLHFPIVLILITTGFILMGFFNPSFNKPIIIRSLLWTSVFFSYITILAGYLLYIAEGYSGVMVTNHLNGALLTGISISICLIIYESNLQRKLKSGFGFYLILGIANLSLAYTSHLGGSLTHGDDFLSAPLAALIPAKKIDKAPEDMLLYEDMVATIFETKCVSCHNENKSKGNLILNSYKEIFEAGKSEKHAIIPTDTANSEVLVRVLLPLDHDDRMPPEGKPGLTENEITLLTYWIENGASDSLKYGDIKNEKILSEIEELMPTIQQAQYKILEEKEAFNTALLELQEIGKKVDAEVTADELSNGKFFGLKMKFPPGPFGNEELKEFSPYFPYLSRISLASSNIDDDALFLLGKMPQLRRLILQKTNINGEGLPYLKDLPNLEELNLSFTPLDKGHLLHLLDFKSLQKVYLFGTPIEPEVFEAIQKHRPELEIILEEGPFY
- a CDS encoding PhoPQ-activated pathogenicity-related family protein, with product MFKIIKIHKTLHLALLIGISLFCFPHCQSKTSSDTEIQTVEEKVRGIDLLKAYVEKDQDVYDYELAFESKGDGYSYYVLKVISQNWLTEKEVTETTWWHWVSFVVPDELKHNTSLLIISGGSKNTTVPEKPDDMILQAALSTGSTAIKVHNIPFQPLQYVGDTSGLRTEDGLIAYGWREFMERGAKDEDAIWLARFPMTKAVVSAMDAVVDYSKTNLDISLDKYVVAGASKRGWTTWTTAAVDDRVIGMIPIVIDMLNLSPSFKHHWQTYGFWAPAVNDYTFEGIFDWMDSKEFKRLEEIVEPYQFLEEYKDIPKLLINGSGDQFFLPDSWRYYWEELQGESHIAYIPNAGHGLKNSDAPQILLGFYSHIINNIKRPSYSWEVKEDAIHIKTDINNPPVAVKLWSATNENTRDFRIDVLGPQWKATNIPFEADGEYVIPIAAPSKGWSGHYVELTYAGDAPLKFTTGIKILPDTYEHELYVPKERKGTPVE